One region of Oryzias latipes chromosome 6, ASM223467v1 genomic DNA includes:
- the LOC101164722 gene encoding methionine aminopeptidase 2 produces MRHLVPLPASMAEVQPPRGVQLQLLNGDDLNEDREDADAGKKRRRRKKRSKNSSAAGANDAEEDFGEAEGVGDVMKQLDELTLEERERAEEVEEDGEEGENLAGKKKRKKKKKKGSRGQTDPPSVPICELYPNGDFPKGEECEYPPSKDGRSAAWRTSSEEKRALDRANEEMWSDFRQAAEAHRQVRSYVRSWIKPGMTMIEICEKLEDCSRRLIKENGLHAGLAFPTGCSINHCAAHYTPNAGDPTVLRFDDVCKIDFGTHINGRIIDCAFTVTFNSKYDRLLEAVRDATNTGIRCAGIDVRLCDVGETIQEVMESYEVEIDGKTYQVKPIRNLNGHSIGQYRIHSGKTVPIVKGGEATKMEEGEAYAIETFGSTGKGAVHDDMECSHYMKNFSVGHVPIRLPRAKHLLNVINENFGTLAFCRRWLDRLGESKYLMALKNLCDLGIIDPYPPLCDIKGSYTAQYEHTILLRPTCKEVVSRGDDY; encoded by the exons ATGCGTCACTTGGTGCCTCTGCCTGCGAGCATGGCGGAGGTGCAGCCACCGCGCGGAGTGCAGCTTCAACTTCTCAATGGAGACGACTTGAACGAGGACAGGGAAGACGCGGACGCAGggaagaagaggagaaggaggaagaagaggagcaaGAACAGCTCTGCAG CAGGGGCAAACGACGCTGAGGAGGACTTCGGGGAAGCTGAAGGTGTTGGTGATGTGATGAAACAGTTGGACGAGCTAACTCTGGAGGAAAGAGAAAGAgctgaggaggtggaggaag ATGGAGAGGAGGGAGAGAACTTAGCtggcaaaaagaaaaggaagaaaaagaagaagaaaggat CGAGGGGACAAACTGACCCTCCCTCAGTTCCTATTTGTGAGCTCTATCCCAACGGAGATTTTCCAAAGGGAGAGGAGTGTGAATACCCCCCATCGAAAGATGG CCGCAGTGCAGCGTGGCGAACCAGTAGTGAGGAGAAGCGAGCGCTGGACAGAGCCAACGAGGAGATGTGGAGTGATTTTAGGCAGGCGGCGGAGGCTCACCGACAGGTGCGCTCCTACGTCAGGAGCTGGATCAAACCCGGGATGACCATGATTGAGATTTG TGAAAAGCTGGAGGACTGTTCCAGGAGACTTATCAAAGAAAATGGACTACATGCAGGCCTGGCATTCCCCACCGGCTGCTCCATCAACCACTGTGCTGCTCACTACACCCCAAACGCAGGTGACCCCACTGTACTGCGGTTTGATGACGTCTGCAAAATCGACTTCGGCACACACATCAATG GTCGAATAATTGACTGTGCCTTCACTGTCACTTTCAATTCGAAGTATGACAGACTGCTGGAGGCTGTGAGAGATGCAACCAACACTGGAATCAGG TGTGCTGGAATTGATGTGCGCCTGTGTGATGTTGGTGAGACGATTCAGGAGGTCATGGAGTCTTATGAAGTGGAGATAGACGGGAAAACCTATCAAG TGAAGCCAATCAGGAACCTCAATGGCCACTCCATCGGACAGTACAGGATACACTCAGGGAAGACTGTCCCTATAGTGAAGGGAGGGGAGGCTACAAAGATGGAG GAGGGGGAAGCTTACGCCATTGAGACATTTGGCAGCACAGGAAAAGGAGCAGTCCACGACGACATGGAGTGCTCACACTACATGAAAAACTTCAGCGTTGGCCATGTGCCCATAAG ACTTCCAAGGGCTAAACATCTGCTAAATGTGATCAATGAGAATTTTGGTACTTTGGCGTTTTGCCGCCGCTGGCTGGACCGTCTTGGCGAGAGCAAGTACCTGATGGCCCTGAAGAATCTGTGCGACCTCGGCATCATAGACCCGTACCCGCCCCTCTGCGACATCAAGGGCAGTTACACTGCTCAGTATGAGCACACCATCCTACTCAGGCCCACCTGCAAGGAGGTGGTGAGCAGAGGAGACGACTACTAA